From the genome of Bombyx mori chromosome 16, ASM3026992v2, one region includes:
- the LOC101739547 gene encoding uncharacterized protein LOC101739547 → MSVNMELIKTVGYLFAIVLLIEVVGGQSMPKIKPESFQKNNRICQTLQEDPYFEIDEVIGKPWRIYYTWNMRFEKKCMDMTFKNATPKIVQRVWNDMHEYLDDQPNWNAATLHLSMGKVRHEMLLFADQGPAGSFSGVPNVARDGSITVNRHTVPLLKFQLKLVHGSKFLVMTDCHMGISSLSARADEPPYRSELDTVTAKLALGDGFYTCLDDRNKDELVPIA, encoded by the exons ATGAGCGTGAATATGGAGCTGATCAAAACCGTAGGTTATTTATTTgcaatagttttattaatagaAGTTGTTGGCGGCCAATCAATGCCCAAAATAAAACCGGAAAGTTTCCAGAAAAACAATAGAATATGTCAGACTTTACAGGAAGATCCGTATTTCGAAATCGATGAAGTGATAGGGAAGCCATGGAGGATCTATTACACGTGGAACATGAGGTTCGAAAAAAAGTGTATGGACATGACGTTTAAAAATGCGACGCCTAAA ATCGTTCAGAGAGTATGGAACGACATGCACGAGTATCTTGATGACCAGCCGAACTGGAATGCCGCCACCTTACATCTTAGTATGGGCAAGGTGCGGCACGAGATGCTACTTTTTGCCGACCAAGGACCCGCAGGCAGTTTCTCTGGAGTACCTAATGTGGCACGTGATGGAA gTATAACTGTGAACCGGCACACTGTACCCCTCCTCAAGTTTCAACTGAAACTGGTCCACGGCTCCAAGTTTCTCGTAATGACCGACTGCCACATGGGAATCTCGTCATTATCAGCCAGAGCTGACGAACCACCGTATCGTTCAGAATTGGACACGGTCACCGCAAAACTCGCCCTCGGCGACGGCTTCTATACTTGTTTAGATGATCGAAACAAAGACGAGCTTGTTCCTATAGCTTAG
- the LOC105842058 gene encoding uncharacterized protein LOC105842058 produces the protein METSIDFSALFMRTKIPGQYKVISSAAFEYHNIPTLHIGLKIVEPGYLGLVNCDHRLCYAMAPVDKIPHQFQLQDVASRLGFRGDLNRSYLDVPPSPVQIPLPEDEFQNEDDDIYDDEEHEIDRDPNKIVVF, from the exons ATGGAAACATCAATAGATTTTAGCGCACTGTTTATGAGAACGAAGATACCTGGACAATACAAGGTTATATCATCTGCGGCCTTTGAGT atcaCAACATTCCCACTCTTCATATAGGATTGAAGATTGTTGAGCCTGGATATTTGGGGCTTGTCAATTGCGATCATCGGCTATGCTATGCGATGGCACCAGTCGACAAAATTCCACATCAGTTCCAG ttacaGGACGTTGCATCGAGGCTAGGCTTCCGAGGAGATTTAAATCGTTCATATTTAGATGTTCCGCCGTCTCCAGTCCAAATACCACTGCCTGAAGATGAGTTCCAAAACGAAGACGATGACATTTATGATGACGAAGAACACGAAATCGACAGAGATCCAAATAAAATAGTAGTTTTTTGA
- the LOC101739414 gene encoding uncharacterized protein LOC101739414, with product MRIPFAFFFIAIIEAKRKYPKSIIKTTPDEELPLPKKVNEYPEHFNLPVQFGHIYKDGYGDPRSNLKSPIDLVELHMKTPRNYNESREILKKGNKNIQWISKERPRILGSPKDAYIDEKTFRLTDEVDGVSGKSNGSRSWFDWVSIQQSNIATLKPKQKTVELKSEINRYDHNESNSKIKGQYFASNSFDLTRDIRENKINLTTCSEFARGADFHPKDIVDIDWVPFYVWSSRFHMAIIYRFSYPTKKLVKKYKEEFGMLLNKNLDWDQPKLVMNEMLEMLLIAADRTGLFHAIPYQDLPQSIKRKKIQLPTITIRFKIIDPYLAMMYCDEDFTTLMAVAGNEPTTNKDKISEAKTLKIKGTGYPVSRDVELENMRAKAEKDWEKEKEERKFIKIKQPIIRNHFFGSER from the exons ATGCGCATACCTTTCGCATTCTTCTTCATCGCTATAATCGAAGCGAAGAGAAAGTATCCAAAGAGTATCATCAAAACTACTCCTGATGAAGAACTTCCTCTTCCAAAAAAAGTAAATGAATACCCGGAGCATTTCAATCTTCCTGTTCAATTTGGACATATTTATAAAGATGGCTATGGAGATCCGCGATCGAATTTGAAATCGCCAATTGACTTGGTCGAATTACACATGAAGACACCGAGGAATTATAATGAAAGTAGAGAAATATTAaagaaaggaaataaaaacattcagtGGATTAGCAAAGAACGACCAAGAATTTTGGGTAGTCCTAAGGATGCGTACATAGATGAAAAAACTTTTAGATTAACAGATGAAGTCGACGGTGTCAGTGGTAAAAGCAACGGATCTAGGTCTTGGTTTGACTGGGTCTCAATACAACAAAGTAATATAGCAACCTTGAAACCAAAACAGAAGACTGTAGAACTCAAAAGTGAAATTAATAGATACGACCATAATGAATCGAACTCTAAAATTAAGGGACAGTATTTCGCTAGCAATTCTTTTGATCTCACGCGAGATATCCGTGAAAACAAGATAAATCTAACAACGTGCAGTGAGTTCGCCAGAGGCGCAGATTTTCACCCAAAAGACATAGTAGATATCGACTGGGTACCGTTTTACGTGTGGTCAAGTCGATTTCATATGGCAATTATTTACAGATTTTCATATCCGACGAAAAAG ttggtaaaaaaatacaaagaagaATTTGGTatgcttttaaataaaaacctagACTGGGATCAACCAAAGCTGGTTATGAATGAGATGCTAGAAATGCTTCTCATAGCTGCGGATAGGACTGGATTGTTTCATGCTATACCTTATCAAGATTTACCGCAGAGTATAAAAA gGAAAAAAATCCAATTACCAACAATAACGATTCGGTTCAAAATTATCGACCCTTATTTAGCGATGATGTACTGCGATGAAGACTTTACGACACTGATGGCCGTCGCTGGAAACGAACCAACGACAAACAAAGATAAGATTTCCGAAGCCAAGACTTTAAAGATAAAAGGAACCGGATATCCTGTGTCTAGGGACGTTGAATTAGAGAATATGAGAGCAAAAGCTGAGAAAGATTGggagaaagaaaaagaagaacggaaatttattaaaataaaacaaccaaTTATACGAAATCACTTCTTCGGATCAGAACGTTAA